One genomic segment of Aquamicrobium sp. includes these proteins:
- a CDS encoding IclR family transcriptional regulator produces MMQNPPKLVPALVSGIAILRLISQSNEPLRVAQISQSLGLNPSTCFNILKTFTHLGWLRFDPVAKHYSLALGVLEVASSLLRQGAIPLIRPYMEQVAQAYGVTVLLWQRTSAYRLTLVDKTEPMDAAIRVQLVIGQRFPALIGAIGRSFAASIGMDRAGLQEQFRTLRWQAAPTFEEYWQGVESARRLGYGTDRENFQIGVNGIGVMIDSRSGVPSMGLSTIWVGNRFSEAQLDAIGTRLKELAAELTRNGAVPDYEDRR; encoded by the coding sequence ATGATGCAGAACCCCCCGAAACTCGTCCCCGCACTGGTCAGCGGCATCGCTATCCTGCGTCTCATCAGCCAGAGCAACGAGCCGCTGCGCGTGGCGCAGATATCGCAGTCGCTCGGGCTGAATCCCAGCACCTGCTTCAACATTCTCAAGACCTTCACCCATCTCGGCTGGCTGCGCTTCGACCCCGTCGCCAAGCACTATTCGCTGGCGCTGGGCGTTCTGGAGGTGGCGTCGAGCCTGCTCAGGCAGGGCGCCATCCCGCTGATCCGGCCCTATATGGAGCAGGTCGCGCAGGCCTACGGCGTCACCGTGCTGCTGTGGCAGCGGACGTCGGCCTATCGCCTGACGCTGGTGGACAAGACCGAGCCGATGGACGCGGCGATCCGGGTCCAGCTCGTCATCGGCCAGCGTTTCCCGGCGCTCATCGGCGCCATCGGGCGCAGCTTCGCGGCCAGCATCGGCATGGACCGGGCCGGGCTTCAGGAGCAGTTCAGGACGCTGCGCTGGCAGGCGGCCCCGACCTTCGAGGAATACTGGCAGGGCGTGGAGAGCGCCCGGCGGCTGGGCTACGGCACCGACCGGGAGAACTTCCAGATCGGCGTCAACGGCATCGGCGTCATGATCGACAGCCGCAGCGGCGTGCCGTCCATGGGCCTGTCGACCATCTGGGTGGGCAACCGCTTTTCCGAGGCGCAGCTGGATGCCATCGGCACCCGGCTCAAGGAGCTTGCCGCGGAGCTGACCCGCAACGGCGCGGTGCCGGACTACGAAGACAGGCGCTGA
- a CDS encoding tyrosine-type recombinase/integrase produces MNDFKISITTTTRRRKLSDGTVREHHQWYCEYREPQTRKRRRRAFNRKKDAEAFRNSLLLKVAEGSSFIDERKAPIVSKAIDHWLQTKEGSVKPSTLRGYKVSVNGAIRGPLLIGTKQERADYTEKGIAPKNARFIKLLGHIKLTDLNTATIRAWYKTVTEQCGAYTASRAKSHLRSILALAEEDFGIRAPSLPTGLPRNRSRAKKAILLPEHIAKLIAAAREDAEHGIYYAFAFLAGTRPSEQLGLLWSEVDFDKYVIRIRRIQERDGSLTEMTKTEAGTRDIPMSAVLREMLLAWRVRCPRKGKELHRVFPGPGRLQEWPKPRLGGGGPLLYQNFRKRYWAPAFKAMKLPYVTPHSARHSFISTLQMQGIEVALVAQIAGHANPTVTLSHYSQAVRDGSAAIEALDRAYGS; encoded by the coding sequence ATGAACGACTTCAAGATTTCCATTACGACCACGACGCGTCGCCGCAAGCTGAGCGACGGCACGGTGCGCGAACATCATCAATGGTATTGCGAGTACCGCGAGCCGCAGACGCGGAAGCGTCGCCGTCGCGCCTTCAACCGCAAGAAGGATGCTGAGGCGTTTCGTAACAGCTTGCTGCTGAAGGTGGCGGAAGGCAGCAGCTTCATTGACGAGCGCAAGGCCCCGATCGTCTCCAAGGCCATCGATCACTGGCTCCAGACTAAGGAGGGCAGCGTCAAGCCTTCGACGCTGAGGGGATATAAGGTCTCCGTGAATGGAGCTATCCGTGGCCCGCTGCTGATCGGGACGAAGCAGGAAAGGGCCGACTACACCGAAAAGGGCATCGCCCCGAAGAACGCCCGTTTCATCAAGCTGCTCGGCCACATCAAGCTGACTGACCTAAACACGGCCACGATTCGAGCTTGGTATAAAACTGTGACGGAGCAGTGCGGCGCGTACACGGCAAGCAGAGCTAAGAGCCATTTGCGTTCCATCCTCGCGCTTGCCGAGGAAGATTTTGGTATCCGAGCCCCCAGCCTTCCCACAGGCTTGCCGCGCAACCGATCCAGAGCCAAAAAAGCAATCTTGTTGCCGGAACACATCGCCAAGCTGATCGCGGCGGCGCGCGAGGACGCGGAACACGGGATATACTATGCCTTTGCCTTCCTCGCCGGAACTCGGCCGTCCGAGCAGTTGGGCCTGCTGTGGAGCGAAGTGGACTTCGACAAGTACGTCATCCGCATCCGGCGCATACAGGAGCGCGACGGCTCGCTCACGGAGATGACCAAGACCGAGGCAGGCACCCGCGACATTCCCATGAGCGCCGTCCTGCGCGAGATGCTGCTGGCATGGCGCGTCCGTTGCCCGCGAAAGGGCAAGGAGCTGCACCGCGTCTTCCCCGGTCCCGGCCGCTTGCAGGAATGGCCGAAGCCGCGCCTCGGCGGTGGCGGGCCGCTGCTCTACCAGAACTTCCGCAAGCGGTATTGGGCTCCGGCGTTCAAGGCGATGAAGCTGCCCTACGTCACGCCGCACTCTGCCCGCCATTCGTTCATTTCCACGTTGCAGATGCAGGGGATCGAGGTGGCCTTGGTCGCGCAGATCGCCGGTCATGCGAACCCGACCGTGACTTTGAGCCACTATAGTCAGGCCGTACGCGATGGGTCCGCCGCTATCGAGGCGTTGGACAGGGCCTACGGGAGCTAG
- a CDS encoding ABC transporter ATP-binding protein — translation MTTAPHFFAVSNLSVGYGKRPVCTDVSFSIDAGAILLMLGHNGAGKSTLVKSLFGLIRPRAGHVRLAGEEIGGRDPRENVLQGFAFVPQGHPVFSRLTVEENLRLGGFVLNDKARVQAEMDKVYALFPVLAARRRQSAGTLSGGQQQMLAIGMALVLSPRLLILDEPSIGLAPSLVGSVMESVAAIRDALGTAILLVEQNVEKSLPIANSVMILRTGRVVYAGAPEPLTDRRRLIEYF, via the coding sequence ATGACCACGGCACCCCATTTCTTCGCCGTATCCAACCTCTCGGTCGGCTACGGCAAGCGCCCCGTCTGCACCGATGTCAGCTTCTCCATCGATGCCGGCGCCATCCTCCTGATGCTGGGCCACAACGGCGCGGGCAAGTCGACGCTGGTCAAGTCGCTGTTCGGCCTGATCCGGCCGCGCGCGGGACATGTCCGCCTCGCCGGCGAGGAGATCGGCGGCCGCGACCCGCGCGAGAACGTGCTGCAGGGCTTCGCCTTCGTCCCGCAGGGCCATCCCGTCTTCAGCCGGCTGACGGTCGAGGAGAACCTTCGTCTCGGCGGCTTCGTGCTCAACGACAAGGCGCGGGTGCAGGCGGAGATGGACAAGGTCTACGCGCTGTTCCCGGTGCTCGCGGCGCGGCGCAGGCAGAGCGCCGGCACGCTTTCGGGCGGCCAGCAACAGATGCTGGCCATCGGCATGGCGCTTGTGCTGTCGCCGCGGCTCCTGATCCTCGACGAGCCCTCGATCGGCCTTGCCCCCAGCCTGGTCGGCTCGGTGATGGAAAGCGTCGCCGCGATCCGCGACGCGCTCGGCACGGCGATCCTCCTCGTCGAGCAGAACGTCGAGAAGAGCCTGCCCATCGCCAACAGCGTGATGATCCTGCGCACCGGACGCGTCGTCTATGCCGGCGCGCCCGAGCCGCTGACGGATCGCCGACGCCTCATCGAATATTTCTGA
- a CDS encoding DUF1445 domain-containing protein — protein sequence MAGFYAARSRTIPPLPWSSFPPPFSLWQDDFVAFVIGCSLSFEQAILDAGVPMRHVESGVDCPMYITNIETKASGPFRGGMVVSMRPFSPANVVRVTQVTTRFPSVHGAPVHIGRPDLLGIDIDKHDFGVASDMRDDEIPVFWACGVTPQSAIRQAKPRICITHNPSHMLVTDHLSATQAII from the coding sequence GTGGCCGGATTTTACGCCGCCCGCAGCAGGACTATCCCGCCGCTACCGTGGTCTAGTTTTCCACCGCCGTTCTCACTGTGGCAGGACGACTTCGTCGCCTTCGTCATCGGCTGCTCGCTCTCCTTCGAGCAGGCCATCCTCGACGCGGGCGTGCCGATGCGGCATGTCGAGAGCGGCGTCGACTGCCCGATGTACATCACCAACATCGAGACCAAGGCCAGCGGCCCGTTCCGCGGCGGCATGGTCGTGTCGATGCGGCCGTTCTCCCCGGCCAACGTGGTGCGGGTGACACAGGTCACGACCCGCTTCCCCTCCGTCCACGGCGCGCCGGTCCATATCGGCCGGCCCGACCTTCTGGGCATCGACATCGACAAGCACGATTTCGGCGTCGCCTCGGACATGCGCGACGACGAGATCCCGGTGTTCTGGGCCTGCGGCGTCACGCCCCAGAGCGCCATCCGCCAGGCGAAGCCGCGCATCTGCATCACCCACAATCCGAGCCACATGCTGGTGACGGATCATCTGTCCGCAACCCAGGCAATCATCTGA
- a CDS encoding SDR family oxidoreductase, which produces MKKILIVGALGAVGRCVLEHFETLQDWQIVGAARRAPDFPTRADWVQVDLRDDADSAAKLSELRGITHIAYTAVYEKSDVTRGWSEMDHVTTNLAMLQNLVRNVEKNNPGLRHITLLQGTKAYGGHLGPFRQPARESDPRYMPPNFYYNQMDWIAEEQQGKDWTWSILRPQIVCGIAIGSPLNIITAIGVFASVSREYGMPLRFPGGVERIGEATDARLIARAIEWAATSPNSHNEVFNITNGDVYVWHNVWPKVAELFGMELAPAHPFSLARVMPENEPVWDAMVAKYGLQPYKYKEIVPSWQFADFLLGYGQRPNPHHMSTIKIRQAGFADCIDTEAMFVELLGELQNRKILPR; this is translated from the coding sequence GTGAAGAAGATTCTGATTGTCGGCGCCCTCGGCGCTGTCGGGCGCTGCGTGCTCGAGCATTTCGAGACGCTTCAGGACTGGCAGATCGTCGGCGCGGCGCGCCGCGCGCCGGACTTCCCGACCCGCGCCGACTGGGTGCAGGTCGACCTGCGCGACGACGCGGATTCGGCCGCCAAGCTTTCCGAGCTGCGCGGCATCACCCACATCGCCTATACCGCGGTCTACGAGAAGAGCGACGTGACGCGCGGCTGGTCCGAGATGGACCATGTGACGACCAACCTCGCCATGTTGCAGAACCTCGTGCGCAACGTCGAGAAGAACAATCCGGGCCTGCGGCACATCACGCTGCTCCAGGGCACCAAGGCCTATGGCGGCCATCTCGGGCCGTTCCGCCAGCCGGCCCGCGAGAGCGACCCGCGCTACATGCCGCCGAACTTCTACTACAACCAGATGGACTGGATCGCGGAGGAGCAGCAGGGCAAGGACTGGACGTGGTCGATCCTGCGGCCGCAGATCGTCTGCGGCATCGCCATCGGCTCGCCGCTGAACATCATCACCGCCATCGGCGTGTTCGCCTCGGTCTCGCGCGAATACGGCATGCCGCTGCGCTTCCCGGGCGGCGTCGAGCGCATCGGCGAGGCCACCGACGCGCGCCTGATCGCCAGGGCGATCGAATGGGCGGCCACCAGCCCCAACAGCCACAACGAGGTGTTCAACATCACCAATGGCGACGTCTATGTCTGGCACAATGTCTGGCCGAAGGTCGCCGAGCTGTTCGGCATGGAGCTCGCGCCCGCGCATCCCTTCTCGCTGGCGCGCGTCATGCCCGAGAACGAGCCGGTCTGGGACGCGATGGTCGCGAAATACGGCCTCCAGCCCTACAAGTACAAGGAGATCGTGCCGTCCTGGCAGTTCGCCGACTTCCTCCTCGGCTACGGCCAGCGCCCCAACCCGCACCATATGAGCACGATCAAGATCCGGCAGGCCGGCTTCGCCGACTGCATCGACACCGAGGCGATGTTCGTCGAGCTGCTCGGCGAGCTCCAGAACCGCAAGATCCTGCCGAGGTGA
- a CDS encoding MaoC/PaaZ C-terminal domain-containing protein → MSTLYYEDIETGARWRTAGRTVTEADSTMFSMLSGDWNPIHCNEDYARRSRFGQRIVAGIFGLSLITGAMNQWGIFETSALAMLNIRDWQFRKPILIGTTLIVQMEITGKRLVSSGATGIIERRFDLLDPADEVIQTGFSDMMIARKPQP, encoded by the coding sequence ATGAGCACGCTGTATTACGAGGACATCGAGACCGGCGCGCGCTGGCGCACGGCCGGCCGCACCGTCACCGAGGCCGACAGCACCATGTTCTCGATGCTGTCGGGCGACTGGAACCCGATCCATTGCAACGAGGACTACGCGCGCCGGAGCCGCTTCGGCCAGCGCATCGTCGCCGGCATCTTCGGCCTGTCGCTCATCACCGGGGCGATGAACCAGTGGGGCATATTCGAGACCTCGGCGCTCGCCATGCTCAACATCCGCGACTGGCAGTTCAGGAAGCCGATCCTGATCGGCACCACGCTGATCGTGCAGATGGAGATAACCGGCAAGCGGCTCGTCTCGTCCGGCGCGACCGGGATCATCGAGCGCCGGTTCGACCTCCTCGATCCCGCCGACGAGGTGATCCAGACCGGCTTCAGCGACATGATGATCGCCCGCAAGCCCCAGCCCTGA
- a CDS encoding thiolase family protein, whose amino-acid sequence MISPFVSGVGITPVGRLEGSNAPGLISSAALAALRDAALGPADIDGFLTAYSISYPHLMLASVLSEGLGLAPKVCAAVQAGGATAAILVMQAVDLVRSGRCRNVLVALGDNRLTGVGRDGTVALLSRIGHPVFEQPFGISVPAAYALVAQRYMADYGTTSEDLADIAVLHRAHAALHPLAHMREPISRDDVLSSRMIASPLHMLDCCLISDGAAAVVVSAEDGRADAARPAVRVIGAGQAHTHEHIVAARSLTEFACKDAAARAMAEAGVRHDDIGVLGIYDSFTITLAVQLESMGFVQPGETGRAVASGVFSRYGKHPLNLHGGLLSFGHSGAAGGMFHVVEVVEQLRGTAGARQAQGQKIGFVHNDGGILSAHCSLVLARD is encoded by the coding sequence ATGATCTCCCCCTTCGTTTCGGGCGTCGGCATCACGCCGGTCGGGCGGCTGGAAGGCAGCAACGCGCCGGGCCTCATCTCCTCGGCCGCGCTGGCGGCGCTGCGCGACGCCGCGCTCGGGCCCGCCGACATCGACGGCTTCCTCACCGCCTATTCCATCAGCTATCCGCACCTGATGCTGGCGTCCGTGCTCAGCGAGGGGCTGGGGCTGGCGCCGAAGGTCTGCGCCGCCGTGCAGGCCGGCGGCGCGACGGCGGCCATCCTGGTGATGCAGGCCGTCGATCTCGTGCGCTCGGGGCGCTGCCGCAACGTGCTGGTGGCGCTGGGCGACAACCGCCTGACCGGGGTGGGCCGCGACGGGACGGTGGCGCTGCTGTCGCGCATCGGCCATCCGGTGTTCGAGCAGCCCTTCGGCATCAGCGTCCCGGCGGCCTACGCGCTGGTGGCGCAGCGCTACATGGCCGATTACGGCACCACCAGCGAAGACCTCGCCGACATCGCCGTACTGCATCGCGCCCACGCCGCGCTGCATCCGCTGGCGCACATGCGCGAGCCGATAAGCCGGGACGACGTCCTGTCCTCGCGCATGATCGCGAGCCCCCTGCACATGCTCGACTGCTGCCTCATCTCCGACGGCGCGGCGGCGGTGGTGGTCAGCGCCGAGGACGGGCGCGCCGACGCCGCCCGCCCGGCGGTGCGCGTCATCGGCGCGGGGCAGGCCCACACCCACGAGCACATCGTCGCCGCCCGGTCGCTGACTGAGTTCGCCTGCAAGGACGCCGCCGCCCGGGCGATGGCCGAGGCGGGGGTGCGCCACGACGATATCGGCGTGCTGGGCATCTATGACAGCTTCACCATCACGCTGGCGGTGCAGCTCGAATCCATGGGTTTCGTCCAGCCCGGCGAGACCGGGCGCGCCGTCGCTTCCGGCGTCTTCTCGCGCTACGGCAAGCACCCGCTGAACCTCCATGGCGGCCTTCTCTCCTTCGGCCATTCCGGCGCGGCGGGCGGGATGTTCCACGTCGTCGAGGTGGTCGAGCAGTTGCGCGGCACCGCAGGGGCGCGGCAGGCGCAGGGGCAGAAAATCGGCTTCGTGCACAATGACGGCGGGATCCTCTCCGCCCATTGCAGCCTTGTTCTTGCGAGGGATTGA
- a CDS encoding AMP-binding protein, translating into MTAPMTAQWDTIAALVRARGRERPDDLAFEIAGRAMSYREVDAASDRVAAGLAARGIARGDRVVSFAYNCPEQVLTWFGCMKLGAVWAPLNVGLLGEDLAYCLRDLAPSLMVVDAENFPKLKDVADRTPAFPVVLIDGVEDGPEPFAALLAGAGPCPDVELGPGDPAVVIYTGGTTGMPKGVLLPQFAWIAAGYRYIEAFDVRPGDCHYSVCPLFHNSGLMLGLIGPYVAGIPTHLERWFSVSRFWERVRDTGATVLDPIGTMVTLLCQQPPSEQDRNHRARVAIGVLTQVPEGVGQTFRERFGVETVNVYSLSESGGVLIVHNPVGSPKPESNGRGGERCDIAILDTSDRPVPPRTIGEICLRPKQAHTFMLGYLNHPERTLECWRNLWLHTGDLGYVDEDGYLFFVGRHAHWLRVNGENVSAYEVENVLSLYPGLEEVIVIGVPSELGEEAVKAFVRSEAVVDPAELYRWALPRMATFKLPRFIEQVEEFPRSATKREVERHKLRALPNDKAWDAHRVFGRPRRAKTV; encoded by the coding sequence ATGACCGCGCCCATGACAGCCCAGTGGGACACCATCGCCGCGCTCGTGCGGGCGCGGGGCCGCGAACGGCCCGACGACCTCGCCTTCGAGATCGCCGGCCGCGCGATGAGCTATCGCGAGGTCGACGCGGCCTCGGACCGCGTGGCGGCCGGCCTCGCCGCGCGCGGCATCGCCAGGGGCGACCGCGTCGTCAGCTTCGCCTACAACTGCCCCGAGCAGGTCCTGACCTGGTTCGGCTGCATGAAGCTCGGCGCGGTGTGGGCGCCGCTGAATGTCGGCCTTCTGGGCGAAGACCTCGCCTATTGCCTGCGCGACCTCGCGCCGTCGCTGATGGTGGTCGATGCCGAGAACTTTCCCAAGCTGAAGGACGTCGCCGACCGGACGCCGGCCTTTCCGGTCGTCCTGATCGACGGCGTAGAGGATGGGCCGGAACCCTTCGCCGCGCTGCTCGCGGGCGCGGGCCCGTGCCCGGATGTCGAGCTCGGGCCGGGCGATCCGGCGGTGGTGATCTATACCGGCGGCACGACGGGCATGCCCAAGGGCGTGCTGCTGCCGCAATTCGCCTGGATCGCCGCCGGCTACCGCTACATCGAGGCCTTCGACGTCCGCCCCGGCGACTGCCACTACAGCGTCTGCCCGCTGTTCCACAATTCCGGGCTGATGCTGGGCCTGATCGGCCCCTACGTCGCCGGCATTCCGACCCATCTGGAGCGCTGGTTCAGCGTCAGCCGCTTCTGGGAGCGCGTGCGCGACACCGGCGCGACGGTCCTCGACCCGATCGGCACCATGGTCACGCTGCTGTGCCAGCAGCCGCCGTCCGAGCAGGACCGCAACCACCGGGCGCGCGTCGCCATCGGCGTCCTGACGCAGGTGCCCGAAGGCGTCGGCCAGACCTTCCGCGAGCGCTTCGGCGTCGAGACCGTCAACGTCTACTCCCTCTCCGAGAGCGGCGGCGTGCTGATCGTCCACAACCCCGTCGGCTCGCCGAAGCCGGAATCGAACGGCAGGGGCGGCGAGCGCTGCGACATCGCCATCCTTGACACGAGCGACCGCCCGGTGCCGCCGCGCACCATCGGCGAGATCTGCCTGCGGCCCAAACAGGCCCACACCTTCATGCTGGGCTATCTGAACCACCCCGAGCGCACGCTTGAATGCTGGCGCAACCTGTGGCTGCACACGGGCGATCTCGGCTATGTGGACGAGGACGGATACCTGTTCTTCGTCGGCCGCCACGCGCACTGGCTGCGCGTCAACGGCGAGAACGTCTCGGCCTACGAGGTCGAGAACGTGCTCAGCCTCTATCCCGGCCTCGAGGAGGTCATCGTCATCGGCGTGCCGTCCGAGCTCGGCGAGGAGGCCGTCAAGGCGTTTGTCCGCAGCGAGGCCGTCGTCGACCCCGCCGAGCTCTATCGCTGGGCGCTGCCGCGCATGGCGACGTTCAAGCTGCCGCGCTTCATCGAGCAGGTCGAGGAGTTCCCCCGCTCGGCTACCAAGCGCGAGGTCGAGCGCCACAAGCTGCGCGCCCTGCCGAACGACAAGGCGTGGGACGCCCACCGCGTCTTCGGCCGTCCGCGCCGCGCGAAGACAGTCTGA
- a CDS encoding MaoC family dehydratase: MKPQSLTITQAEIDFYARLTNDANPIHTDPDFAASTAMGGTIAHGTMSLGLLWIMIEDLCPGNVCPARLRVRFTAPVRPGDTVTAGGELSKGTGDYSVWVRNQRGETIIGGKLELSGELQA; this comes from the coding sequence ATGAAACCGCAAAGCCTGACGATCACCCAGGCGGAGATCGACTTCTACGCCCGGCTGACCAACGACGCCAATCCGATCCATACCGACCCGGACTTCGCGGCGTCGACGGCGATGGGCGGCACGATCGCGCACGGCACCATGTCGCTCGGGCTGCTGTGGATCATGATCGAGGACCTGTGCCCCGGCAATGTCTGCCCCGCGCGGCTGCGCGTGCGGTTCACGGCGCCGGTCCGGCCCGGCGACACGGTCACGGCCGGGGGCGAGTTGTCGAAGGGGACAGGCGACTATAGCGTCTGGGTCCGCAACCAGCGCGGCGAGACGATCATCGGCGGAAAGCTGGAACTGTCCGGGGAGCTGCAGGCATGA
- a CDS encoding Zn-ribbon domain-containing OB-fold protein → MPAPDDYAPPYSGYLEGCAEQRLVMARCDDCASWQLPAFFTCRACGGRDLSPATASGRGTVASFTEVHRGSNAFFAARTPYVICLVDLDEGPRLMMQGRGRVAIGAAVTVGFAADTPDGQPAPFAAVESPDAV, encoded by the coding sequence ATGCCAGCGCCCGACGATTACGCGCCACCCTACAGCGGCTACCTTGAAGGCTGCGCCGAGCAGCGCCTCGTCATGGCGCGCTGCGACGATTGCGCGAGCTGGCAGCTCCCCGCCTTCTTCACCTGCCGCGCCTGCGGCGGCCGCGACCTGTCACCGGCCACGGCGTCGGGGCGCGGCACGGTCGCCTCCTTCACCGAGGTCCATCGCGGCTCAAACGCCTTCTTCGCCGCGCGCACGCCCTACGTGATCTGCCTCGTCGACCTCGACGAGGGGCCGCGGCTGATGATGCAGGGCAGGGGGCGGGTGGCGATCGGCGCCGCGGTCACGGTCGGCTTCGCCGCCGACACGCCGGACGGGCAGCCCGCGCCCTTCGCCGCCGTGGAGAGCCCCGATGCTGTTTGA
- a CDS encoding dihydroorotase, translating to MTTQFDTVIRGATVVGRGGEERLDIGIRDGRIAALGALSPDAAAAIVDAQGLHALPGCIDLQVHFREPGMTHKEDIESGSRAAILGGVTCVMESANTSPPVADAAGLETKIALAEGRLHCDAAFAFAATVDNLDLLAGAEATPGCAGIEIFMSTTTGGIVVDDDALINAIFRRVARRVMVHVGDESRLNARAAEHIRPGDVRSHGDWRDPRMACIGLERVVAAARRHGKRVHVMGVSSAEECALLARSRDVATGDVTINHLAFAAPGVYDRFDVLALMNPPIRGEEHRSALWDALNAGVIDAIGTDHAPHLPEEKQVPYPKGAAGIPGVQTSLPFMLTAVAQGRITLGRAVAALSSTPAAILGFEDKGEIAVGKHADIVLVDLGRTWRVDETWLRSRCGWSLFDGEDFTGRIEATFLRGQLVASGGETVLPPQGRTVGR from the coding sequence ATGACAACGCAATTCGACACGGTGATCCGCGGCGCGACGGTCGTCGGCAGGGGCGGCGAGGAAAGGCTGGACATCGGCATCCGCGACGGCAGGATCGCGGCGCTGGGCGCGCTGTCGCCCGACGCGGCGGCGGCGATCGTCGACGCGCAGGGGCTGCACGCCCTGCCCGGATGCATCGACCTTCAGGTTCACTTCCGCGAACCGGGAATGACGCACAAGGAGGACATCGAAAGCGGCTCGCGCGCCGCGATCCTCGGCGGCGTCACCTGCGTCATGGAATCGGCCAACACCAGCCCGCCGGTGGCGGACGCGGCCGGGCTCGAAACGAAGATCGCGCTGGCCGAAGGCCGGCTTCATTGCGACGCCGCCTTCGCCTTCGCCGCGACCGTCGACAATCTCGACCTGCTCGCCGGGGCGGAGGCGACGCCCGGCTGCGCCGGCATCGAGATCTTCATGTCGACGACCACGGGCGGCATCGTCGTCGACGACGATGCCCTGATCAACGCGATCTTCCGGCGCGTCGCCCGGCGCGTCATGGTCCATGTCGGGGACGAAAGCCGGCTCAACGCCCGCGCCGCCGAGCACATCCGCCCCGGCGACGTGCGCTCGCACGGCGACTGGCGCGACCCGCGCATGGCCTGCATCGGTCTGGAGCGCGTGGTCGCCGCCGCGCGGCGCCACGGAAAGCGCGTCCACGTCATGGGCGTGTCTTCAGCCGAAGAATGCGCCCTGCTGGCGCGGAGCCGCGACGTCGCGACGGGCGACGTGACGATCAACCACCTCGCATTCGCGGCGCCCGGCGTCTACGACCGCTTCGACGTGCTGGCGCTGATGAACCCGCCCATTCGCGGCGAAGAGCATCGCAGCGCGCTGTGGGACGCGCTGAATGCCGGGGTCATCGATGCCATCGGCACCGACCACGCGCCGCACCTGCCCGAGGAGAAGCAGGTGCCCTATCCCAAGGGCGCGGCGGGCATTCCCGGCGTCCAGACGTCCCTGCCGTTCATGCTGACGGCGGTGGCGCAGGGGCGCATCACGCTCGGGCGCGCCGTCGCGGCCCTCTCCTCCACGCCGGCCGCTATTCTCGGCTTCGAGGACAAGGGCGAGATCGCCGTCGGCAAGCATGCCGACATCGTCCTCGTCGATCTCGGCAGGACATGGCGCGTCGACGAAACATGGCTCCGCAGCCGTTGCGGCTGGTCGCTCTTCGACGGCGAGGACTTCACCGGCCGGATCGAGGCGACCTTCCTGCGCGGCCAGCTCGTCGCGAGCGGCGGCGAGACCGTCCTGCCGCCGCAGGGCCGCACCGTGGGGCGCTGA